A segment of the Clostridia bacterium genome:
GTGGGCAAGAACACGGCCAACGTCACCATCAGCACCACCAGACACGGTACGACGGACGACACCGTCGCCACGATGGCGCGACGGCGGCGACGCTTTTTCTCCACCATATCCAGCACGGCCTGCGTGCGTTCCTCATAGGTCTTCATACTTGTATCCCTCCTTCTCGAGCCATTCTTTCAAGGCAACCTTCCCGCGCGAAAGCAGATTGTACGTTTGCTTGACGGTCTTCCCCATGATCCGCGCCGTCTCCTCGGGCGAAAAGCCCTTCAGATAGCACAGGTACACCGCGTGGCGGTAGTCTATGGGTATCGACGACAACGCCCGCAGGAGTACCCGCCGCCGCTCGGCCGCTTCGGCGCTCTCTTCCGCGGTTTCGGGCGCCGTCAATGCGTCCGCCACCCCCTCGAAGGGCGTTTCGTGCCGCTTCTTGCGCAAGTAGTCCACCGACCGCGCGTAGGCCACCCGCCACAAGTACCCCTTGGACAGGCGGCGATAGGCGTTGCGGTAGACGAAATCCGCAATGGCTTTGAGGGCGATCTCCTCGGCCGCGTTGATCTCGCCGACCATACAAAGAGCATAGCGCACCAAATCGTCGCTGACCGCTGCCACCAACGCCGCCACTTCTTCGGGCGTGCGGATTTGGGTGTTCTCTTTGTCGGTAGTCATAGGGTACCTCGCCTATATAACGAACGAGAAAAAAGTTTTACTCACCGTTTTTCGAAAAAATCGCCCCGAAAGGCGATTCCCTCTTTGTTGTTGTGATTTTTAGAACAAATTGTTCATATACGCTTTGAGGAAGGCGCGGTTATTGCCCACGAAAACGGCGTTGCCGCGCACGAACAGGAAATATTCGGTTTGGGAGAAGTCCGTGCCCTGCTCATTGGCGATGCGATAGTAGGTAGTGAACACGTCGTAGGCCGTCTTGATGCTATCCGTATAGATGAGCATACCGTAGACGTAGTTCTTGCTGCCCTCTTCCTCGGCTTTGGAATAGTACTCCACGATGGCGTTGCACTTGAACGGCGCGCCGAGCGTCGAGCCGCCTTCTTCGTCCGCGGAAGACTTGGCGCCCGCCACCTGATATTCGGATTGGAGCGTCTGGTAGATATTGCGGGATTGGTCGCTGAGTTGCGCCAGATCCAGGCCGTATTCGCCCTCGATATGCACGGCGTTCAACTTGCCGTCCCGTCCCATGCGCTCGCTGAACGATTTGGACGCGGGAATGTGCAAAAAGAGGACGCCCAGCATGACGACTACGACGATAAAGATGACGGCTACCACCAAGCACCCCGCCACGAAGCAGGGCGTGCGGCTCTT
Coding sequences within it:
- a CDS encoding RNA polymerase sigma factor, giving the protein MTTDKENTQIRTPEEVAALVAAVSDDLVRYALCMVGEINAAEEIALKAIADFVYRNAYRRLSKGYLWRVAYARSVDYLRKKRHETPFEGVADALTAPETAEESAEAAERRRVLLRALSSIPIDYRHAVYLCYLKGFSPEETARIMGKTVKQTYNLLSRGKVALKEWLEKEGYKYEDL